From a single Clostridium isatidis genomic region:
- a CDS encoding tryptophan transporter: MNTNNNIRKMTINAILLALGALLHQITPALGFPMQPDFAIMLLIIIIYLNKDYKTTLISSIIIGIFTALTTKFPGGQVPNIIDKIITGNIIFFFFLATRDKVKENIKICIALPFGTAISGFTFLTSAFFLVGLPGEFIQLIIAVVLPAAILNLIIGTILYKIIVRSLAINKLKI, from the coding sequence ATGAATACAAATAATAATATTAGAAAAATGACAATTAATGCTATACTATTAGCTTTAGGGGCTTTATTACACCAAATAACTCCTGCTCTTGGGTTTCCAATGCAGCCGGATTTTGCAATAATGCTGCTAATTATAATAATATATTTAAATAAAGATTATAAAACAACATTAATATCTAGTATAATAATTGGAATATTTACAGCATTAACAACAAAGTTTCCAGGAGGACAAGTACCTAATATAATTGATAAAATTATTACAGGGAATATTATTTTCTTTTTCTTTTTGGCAACAAGAGATAAAGTAAAGGAGAATATAAAGATTTGCATTGCTTTACCTTTTGGAACAGCCATTAGTGGATTTACTTTCTTAACATCTGCTTTCTTTTTAGTAGGTTTACCAGGAGAATTTATTCAATTAATTATTGCTGTTGTATTACCAGCTGCAATATTAAATTTAATAATAGGAACTATTCTTTATAAAATCATTGTAAGATCATTAGCTATAAATAAGTTAAAAATTTAA
- a CDS encoding ABC-F family ATP-binding cassette domain-containing protein, producing MIVLSCKSISKSYGIKEILKDVTFSINEGDKVGIIGGNGEGKSTLFKIISKELSYDSGEIFIDKNKTIGYLSQNIDLDLENTIYEEMNLVFKEFIDIENKLKELEIEMNQPYDEVNASYYDKLIKKYTTLQDLYTNKGGYSYKGEISRVLKGLGFLEEDFNKVIGTLSGGQKTRASLCKLLLRNPDIILLDEPTNHLDLDAIEWLEEYLTTYKGTVLVISHDRFFLDKVTNKTFEVINGHVNCYNVAYTKFIDQRRKNYEAQLKAYNLQQAEIKRQEAIIERFRSFNREKSIRAAESREKALEKIERIEAPDKEKDPSKIKFETAVKSGYDVLHVENLSKSYGNKTLFSNLNMDIKRGEKVALIGENGRGKTTLFKIILDKIKADNGKVILGTNVNPGYYDQEQSDLNLNKTIIDEVWDEFPSLTVTKIRSILASFLFTGEDVFKVINTLSGGEKCRINLLKLMLSKANFLLLDEPTNHLDIISREALEDALLSYDGTVLVISHDRYFLNKVINKILELNEDGIKEYLGNYSYYQEKKINPHRFEIIEEIANGKTKTQIKEERKKKKEKEKEEKALKIKLKKLEDDIAKYEDMLLSLQEKLCLEEVYSNPVESEKVNKEIKNIEETIEDLYADWESLIN from the coding sequence ATGATAGTTTTAAGTTGTAAATCCATATCTAAAAGTTATGGAATAAAAGAAATCTTAAAAGATGTTACTTTCTCAATCAATGAAGGAGACAAAGTTGGAATTATTGGAGGAAATGGGGAAGGTAAATCTACTTTATTTAAAATTATTTCAAAGGAATTATCTTATGATTCAGGAGAAATCTTTATTGACAAGAATAAAACTATCGGTTATTTAAGTCAAAATATAGATTTAGATTTAGAAAATACTATTTATGAAGAAATGAATTTAGTATTTAAAGAATTTATTGATATTGAAAATAAATTAAAAGAATTAGAAATAGAAATGAATCAACCTTATGATGAAGTTAACGCATCCTATTATGATAAATTAATAAAAAAATATACAACATTACAAGATCTATATACAAATAAAGGCGGCTACAGCTATAAAGGTGAAATATCAAGGGTTTTAAAAGGGCTTGGATTTTTAGAAGAAGATTTTAACAAAGTAATAGGAACTCTTAGCGGAGGTCAAAAAACAAGAGCTTCTCTATGTAAGCTTCTTCTTAGAAATCCAGATATAATTCTATTAGATGAGCCTACTAACCATTTAGATTTAGATGCAATAGAATGGCTTGAAGAATACTTAACAACTTATAAAGGTACGGTTTTAGTTATTTCCCACGATAGATTCTTTTTAGATAAAGTAACAAACAAAACCTTTGAAGTAATCAATGGACATGTTAATTGTTATAATGTAGCTTATACAAAATTTATTGATCAAAGACGAAAAAATTATGAAGCCCAACTTAAAGCTTATAATTTGCAACAAGCAGAAATAAAAAGACAAGAAGCTATTATAGAAAGATTTAGAAGCTTTAACAGAGAAAAAAGCATAAGAGCTGCAGAAAGCAGAGAAAAAGCCTTAGAAAAAATAGAAAGAATAGAAGCTCCTGATAAAGAAAAAGACCCGTCTAAAATAAAGTTTGAAACTGCTGTAAAAAGCGGTTATGATGTGCTCCATGTAGAAAACTTATCTAAAAGCTACGGAAACAAGACTCTTTTTTCTAACCTAAATATGGATATAAAAAGAGGAGAAAAAGTAGCCTTAATCGGTGAAAACGGGAGAGGAAAAACTACATTATTTAAAATAATTCTTGATAAAATTAAGGCTGATAATGGTAAAGTTATTTTAGGAACTAATGTAAATCCAGGTTACTATGATCAAGAGCAATCTGACCTTAATTTAAATAAAACAATAATAGATGAAGTATGGGATGAATTTCCTAGCCTTACTGTTACTAAAATAAGAAGTATACTTGCTTCCTTTTTATTTACTGGTGAGGATGTCTTTAAGGTCATAAATACTCTAAGTGGTGGAGAAAAATGCAGGATAAATTTACTAAAATTAATGTTATCAAAAGCTAATTTCCTATTATTAGACGAACCTACAAACCATCTAGACATCATCTCTAGAGAAGCTCTAGAAGATGCTTTATTAAGCTATGATGGTACAGTATTAGTAATATCTCATGATAGATACTTCCTAAATAAAGTAATTAATAAAATCCTTGAATTAAATGAAGATGGAATAAAGGAATATCTAGGAAACTATTCCTACTATCAAGAAAAAAAGATAAATCCTCATAGATTTGAAATTATCGAAGAAATTGCTAACGGAAAAACAAAAACTCAAATAAAAGAAGAACGTAAAAAGAAAAAAGAAAAAGAAAAAGAAGAAAAAGCTTTAAAAATAAAATTAAAAAAATTAGAAGATGATATCGCTAAATATGAAGACATGCTATTATCATTACAAGAAAAGCTATGCTTAGAAGAAGTTTATTCAAACCCAGTAGAAAGCGAAAAAGTAAATAAAGAAATTAAAAATATTGAGGAAACAATAGAAGACCTTTACGCAGATTGGGAAAGCTTAATCAATTGA
- a CDS encoding polysaccharide deacetylase family protein — translation MKNNIFTKIISSSLIILLFLLLFPIKTFATSNDKVIYLTFDDGPGGKVTEEILDILKKEDVKATFFIISSQVKGQEDIILRIKNEGHSIGLHSHTHDRKNLYSSNEAFLEEMLKCQEILYEVTGEKYYIIRFPFGCNNKSYKLDQSLVDLLHRNNFKIYDWTGDCGDGANCKLPIDIIIRNSTKLANSDGNIVMLMHCSAINKNTVSALPSIIKYYKDNGYSFKVINENTEEIYKFIKK, via the coding sequence ATGAAAAATAATATTTTTACTAAGATTATAAGTTCCTCTTTAATAATTCTGCTGTTTTTACTACTTTTTCCTATAAAGACCTTTGCAACTTCTAATGATAAAGTTATTTATTTAACCTTTGATGATGGTCCTGGAGGAAAGGTTACCGAAGAAATATTAGATATTCTAAAAAAAGAAGATGTTAAAGCGACCTTTTTTATTATATCATCTCAAGTGAAAGGTCAAGAAGATATTATTCTTAGAATAAAAAATGAAGGTCATAGTATAGGACTTCATAGTCACACTCATGATAGAAAGAATTTATATTCAAGCAATGAAGCTTTTTTAGAAGAAATGTTAAAATGTCAGGAAATCCTCTATGAAGTCACTGGAGAAAAGTACTATATAATTCGTTTTCCTTTTGGCTGCAATAATAAATCTTATAAATTAGATCAATCTTTAGTTGATTTACTTCATAGAAATAATTTTAAAATATATGACTGGACAGGAGATTGTGGAGACGGAGCCAATTGTAAATTACCTATAGATATAATAATAAGAAACTCTACAAAACTTGCAAACTCAGATGGAAATATTGTAATGCTTATGCATTGTTCTGCAATAAATAAAAATACAGTTTCTGCTCTTCCTTCTATAATTAAATATTATAAAGATAATGGATATAGCTTTAAAGTAATCAATGAAAATACTGAAGAAATATATAAGTTTATAAAAAAATAA
- a CDS encoding 6-phosphofructokinase — protein MANCIVAQSGGPTSVINSSVVGILKGNKDLGAYDKVYAGLNGIEGILNGNIIDLSNFSDDEIEEFRYTPSSGLGSCRYKMKNIEESTEEYDKLIDILKANNIKAFFYVGGNDSMDTIAKLGKYAKLKNIDINFIGIPKTIDNDLMYTDHTPGFASAAKFIATTTLETYLDASVYINNGIFILETMGRDTGWLAAAACMARINNKPAADFIYLPEVVFDVETFLIDVRKKFQEQNKVFIVVSEGIKNKEGKFLSEIPQFGDDKFGHAQLGGIGNYLKNLIVNSGITTRVKALELGILQRCAMHCASKTDLDEAFNAGYSGIKYSLENKSGYMVAIKRESNSPYKTSHFLIEADKVANKVKYFPVELVNEKGNHIKEEALEYFLPLIEGSPSIKFKDNLPKYKVIR, from the coding sequence ATGGCTAATTGCATAGTTGCACAATCTGGAGGACCAACTTCTGTTATAAATTCAAGTGTCGTTGGTATATTAAAAGGAAATAAAGACTTAGGAGCTTATGATAAAGTTTATGCTGGTTTAAATGGAATTGAAGGAATTTTAAATGGAAATATAATTGATTTATCAAATTTTTCAGATGATGAAATAGAGGAATTTAGATATACACCATCCTCTGGCCTTGGTTCTTGCAGATATAAAATGAAAAATATTGAAGAATCTACTGAAGAGTATGATAAGCTTATAGATATATTAAAAGCAAATAATATTAAAGCCTTCTTTTATGTTGGAGGCAATGATTCAATGGACACTATCGCTAAGCTTGGCAAATATGCAAAATTAAAGAATATAGATATTAACTTTATAGGTATTCCAAAGACTATTGATAATGATTTAATGTATACTGATCATACTCCTGGTTTTGCTAGTGCTGCGAAATTTATAGCTACTACAACCTTGGAAACATATCTAGATGCATCAGTTTACATAAATAATGGAATATTTATATTAGAAACTATGGGAAGAGATACAGGCTGGTTAGCTGCCGCTGCTTGTATGGCAAGAATTAATAATAAACCTGCTGCAGATTTTATTTATTTACCTGAAGTAGTTTTTGATGTAGAAACTTTTCTTATAGATGTAAGAAAAAAATTCCAAGAGCAAAACAAAGTATTTATAGTTGTTTCAGAAGGAATAAAAAATAAAGAAGGTAAATTCTTATCAGAAATTCCTCAATTTGGCGATGATAAATTTGGTCATGCCCAATTAGGTGGTATTGGAAATTACCTTAAGAACCTAATAGTGAATTCTGGTATAACAACTAGAGTTAAAGCTTTAGAGCTTGGTATTCTTCAAAGATGTGCAATGCATTGTGCATCAAAAACAGATTTAGATGAAGCCTTTAATGCTGGATATTCAGGCATAAAATATTCACTTGAAAATAAAAGTGGTTATATGGTAGCAATTAAAAGAGAAAGTAATTCTCCATATAAGACGTCTCACTTTTTAATTGAAGCAGATAAAGTTGCAAATAAGGTAAAATATTTCCCTGTAGAATTAGTTAATGAAAAAGGAAATCATATAAAAGAAGAAGCTTTAGAATACTTCTTACCTTTAATTGAAGGCTCTCCTTCTATTAAATTTAAAGACAATTTACCAAAATATAAAGTAATAAGATAA
- a CDS encoding DUF4250 domain-containing protein: protein MDRETILAMDPNILVSMINMKLRDFYSNLSVLCEDLDIKEEELKKKLESFGYEYIAEQNQFK from the coding sequence ATGGACAGAGAAACAATTTTAGCTATGGATCCAAATATATTAGTGAGCATGATTAACATGAAATTGAGAGATTTCTATTCAAATTTATCAGTTTTATGTGAAGATTTAGATATAAAAGAGGAAGAGTTAAAGAAGAAGTTAGAAAGTTTCGGATATGAATATATAGCGGAGCAAAATCAATTTAAATAA
- a CDS encoding bifunctional diguanylate cyclase/phosphodiesterase — protein sequence MKKDFFSNKDVVSLKNYYLNNKVLINNFKEFLLNSNDALIKLVNGVYIYINIEKAFVMLYGDNKNIINSNEELCILTFDEFKKLFYNDDFEKLIDALSNASINLEVKIRNYKSKDLWIKIKGENIKDEKGQIVGFIGCLNDITREKKLEVELERLVSYDELTGLNNKKNFKRIINEEIRNHIRLKKRGAFIMINLDNFKFINDSCGHEAGDLYLIEFSNKLKKLVRDEKYACRFSVDEFIVFLPYINSIEEINDFTRKIMSLFENSYIISDKNIYTTTSIGVSLFPDDGQSFESLLKSADSALYKAKTNGKNQKQMFNDKISEEINRIYLIHKGLRNALEKNEMYVVFQPKIKLHNNEVDGFEALLRWNSREIGFISPGEFIPISESTRLIIPIGKFVLREVFSKIRYLLDEGYDNFKIAVNLSEIQLRDGGLVSYFNSLVKEYNVPPKYIELEITESMLMKSVDNNIECLMELKRLGASIALDDFGTGYSSLNHLTKLPIDVLKIDRSFLIDMKKNNKSKYIIENIIELSHKLNITVVAEGVEEEEQVEYLKSINCDKVQGYYYSKPQEFDNIINMLSKKGI from the coding sequence ATGAAGAAGGATTTTTTTTCAAACAAGGATGTTGTTTCCCTGAAGAATTATTATTTAAATAATAAAGTGCTTATAAATAATTTTAAAGAGTTTTTATTAAATTCAAATGATGCTTTAATAAAATTAGTCAATGGAGTATATATATATATAAATATAGAAAAAGCTTTTGTAATGCTTTATGGGGACAATAAAAATATAATAAATAGTAATGAAGAGTTATGTATTTTGACTTTTGATGAATTTAAAAAACTATTTTACAATGATGATTTTGAAAAGTTAATAGATGCTTTAAGTAATGCTTCTATAAATTTAGAAGTAAAAATTAGAAATTATAAATCAAAGGATTTATGGATAAAGATAAAAGGTGAAAATATAAAAGATGAAAAGGGTCAAATAGTAGGATTTATTGGCTGTTTAAATGATATAACTAGAGAGAAAAAATTAGAAGTTGAATTAGAAAGATTAGTATCCTATGATGAACTTACTGGTCTTAATAATAAAAAGAATTTTAAAAGAATAATAAATGAAGAAATTAGAAATCATATTCGCTTAAAAAAAAGAGGAGCTTTTATAATGATAAATTTAGATAATTTCAAATTTATAAATGACTCCTGTGGACATGAAGCTGGTGATTTGTATTTAATAGAATTTTCTAATAAATTAAAAAAGTTAGTTAGAGATGAAAAATATGCTTGTAGATTCAGCGTTGATGAATTTATAGTATTTCTGCCATATATTAATTCAATAGAAGAAATTAATGATTTTACAAGAAAGATAATGAGTCTTTTTGAAAATTCTTATATTATAAGTGACAAGAATATTTATACAACTACAAGTATTGGAGTTTCGCTTTTTCCAGATGATGGTCAAAGTTTCGAATCCCTTTTGAAAAGTGCTGATTCAGCTTTATATAAAGCTAAAACCAATGGAAAAAATCAAAAGCAGATGTTCAATGATAAAATATCAGAAGAAATAAATAGAATATATTTAATACATAAAGGCTTAAGAAATGCTTTAGAAAAAAATGAAATGTATGTTGTTTTTCAGCCTAAAATTAAATTACATAATAATGAAGTTGATGGTTTTGAAGCATTGCTTAGGTGGAACAGTAGAGAAATTGGTTTTATAAGCCCGGGGGAATTTATTCCAATTTCAGAGAGTACAAGACTCATTATACCTATTGGTAAATTTGTTTTAAGAGAAGTGTTTTCAAAGATAAGGTATTTACTTGATGAAGGCTATGATAATTTTAAGATCGCTGTCAATTTATCAGAAATTCAGTTAAGAGATGGGGGATTAGTTAGCTATTTTAATTCATTAGTTAAAGAATATAATGTACCTCCAAAATATATTGAACTTGAAATAACTGAAAGTATGTTAATGAAATCAGTTGATAATAATATAGAGTGTTTAATGGAATTAAAAAGGTTAGGTGCTTCAATAGCATTAGATGATTTTGGAACTGGCTATTCTTCTTTAAATCATTTAACAAAACTTCCAATTGATGTTTTAAAAATAGATAGAAGTTTTTTAATTGATATGAAAAAGAATAACAAAAGTAAATATATTATAGAAAATATTATTGAATTGTCACATAAATTAAATATTACTGTTGTGGCTGAAGGTGTTGAAGAGGAAGAACAGGTAGAATATTTAAAAAGTATTAATTGTGATAAAGTACAAGGTTATTATTATAGCAAGCCACAAGAATTTGATAATATAATAAATATGTTAAGTAAAAAAGGCATTTAA
- a CDS encoding MATE family efflux transporter, whose product MKKTNNLVTGNILSTLLKLSLPILGTSFIQMAYNMVDMMWVGRLGSHAVAAVGTAGFFTWFGNSLVYITKVGAEIGVSQSIGKEDYKGKNKFIYNSFLVNIIMAIIYTLIVITFNKQLIGFFKLGDANIIKLSQEYLIIVALGLIFTFLNPLFTGIFNASGNSKIPFLINSVGLVFNIVFDPILIFGLGIFPELGVAGAAIATVLAQAIATLLFGISFIRNGYSLSLKNRKYIDKKYIYKVCKYGIPTASQNCLFTFFAMIIGRIIAQYGAVAIAVQKVGSQIEAISWMTAEGFSAALTVYIGQNYGAGKWDRILKGYRATILISSMIGIFATVLFIFFGDIVFTLFIPEKEAMLKGADYLRILGYSQLFMCLEITTTGAFSGFGNTITPSWVGGVFTGLRIPAAILLTKYTSLGIDGVWWSISGSSIVKGLLLTFLFIIMIITPNKEKFIKSIDNLQEGS is encoded by the coding sequence ATGAAAAAAACTAATAATTTAGTAACAGGAAATATTTTAAGTACATTACTTAAGCTTTCATTGCCTATATTAGGAACTTCTTTTATACAAATGGCTTATAATATGGTAGACATGATGTGGGTAGGAAGACTTGGGAGTCATGCTGTTGCAGCTGTAGGAACAGCTGGATTTTTCACTTGGTTTGGAAATTCATTAGTATATATAACTAAAGTGGGGGCAGAAATAGGAGTGTCTCAATCTATTGGAAAAGAAGATTATAAAGGTAAAAATAAATTTATATATAATAGTTTTCTAGTGAATATAATAATGGCTATTATTTATACTCTTATTGTAATTACATTCAATAAGCAGTTAATAGGATTTTTTAAATTAGGAGATGCAAATATTATAAAACTTTCTCAAGAGTATTTAATAATTGTGGCTTTAGGACTGATTTTTACCTTTTTAAATCCATTGTTTACTGGGATTTTTAATGCGTCGGGTAATAGCAAAATACCTTTTTTAATAAATTCAGTAGGATTAGTATTTAATATAGTTTTTGATCCAATTCTTATTTTTGGCTTAGGAATATTTCCTGAGCTTGGGGTAGCAGGAGCGGCAATTGCAACAGTCTTAGCTCAGGCGATAGCTACATTGCTATTTGGTATATCCTTTATAAGAAATGGCTATAGTTTAAGCTTAAAAAATAGAAAATATATTGATAAAAAGTATATATATAAAGTATGTAAGTATGGAATTCCAACAGCTTCTCAAAATTGCTTATTTACCTTTTTTGCAATGATAATAGGAAGGATAATCGCCCAGTATGGAGCAGTAGCAATTGCTGTTCAAAAGGTAGGTTCCCAAATAGAAGCAATTTCATGGATGACTGCTGAAGGATTTTCAGCAGCACTAACAGTATACATAGGGCAAAATTATGGAGCAGGTAAATGGGATAGAATATTAAAAGGATATAGGGCAACAATTTTAATATCATCTATGATTGGAATTTTTGCTACTGTATTGTTTATATTCTTTGGAGATATAGTTTTTACCTTGTTTATACCTGAAAAAGAAGCTATGTTAAAAGGTGCAGATTATTTGAGAATTTTAGGATACTCTCAATTATTTATGTGTTTAGAAATAACTACCACAGGTGCTTTTTCAGGTTTTGGAAATACAATTACTCCATCTTGGGTAGGGGGAGTATTTACTGGATTAAGAATACCGGCAGCAATATTATTAACTAAATATACTAGTTTGGGAATTGACGGAGTTTGGTGGAGTATTAGTGGTTCTAGTATTGTAAAAGGATTATTATTAACCTTTTTATTTATAATTATGATAATAACACCGAATAAGGAAAAATTTATTAAAAGTATTGACAATTTGCAAGAAGGATCATAG
- a CDS encoding SpaA isopeptide-forming pilin-related protein — protein MKIKIDDNLSAKESFIEDEDILNNDFDIDNKDNEAAGTIEVIVKLGNYNGANLKGAKVNLYLLQGISPKLKQSKLTDDDGKVVFDNLDNGCYRVISIVDRKYFEKPIYHTWNEFTVDDENKSTKIIVINRLKTVKK, from the coding sequence ATGAAAATTAAAATTGATGATAATTTATCTGCAAAAGAAAGCTTTATAGAAGATGAAGATATATTAAATAATGATTTTGATATTGATAATAAAGATAATGAAGCTGCTGGTACCATTGAAGTTATTGTAAAATTAGGCAATTATAATGGAGCAAATTTAAAGGGTGCAAAAGTTAATTTATACTTATTACAAGGAATTTCACCGAAGCTTAAGCAATCTAAATTAACTGATGATGATGGGAAAGTAGTATTTGATAATTTGGATAATGGATGTTATAGGGTAATATCAATAGTTGATAGAAAATATTTTGAAAAACCAATTTATCATACTTGGAATGAGTTTACTGTTGATGATGAAAATAAGTCTACTAAAATTATTGTTATTAATAGATTAAAGACAGTTAAAAAATAA
- a CDS encoding EAL and GGDEF domain-containing protein, producing MIKLGKRNKSLAFVVIGICFFIFLLKENLINDYIIFNLMIFMNIILIISLIYLNKKYRNLYKVSEANKSKYDMAIDFLEAVLWEWNSETEEFYISPKIKNLLSIDKENIKLLDLFSYIAEEDRNELKLFFDEMIKDKIIDNFSLESNMINDLGQRITVEIQIRSNFRDGVFIISGMIKDITEKKQQENINKAIENKNRLAVEGSKDIAFWWNVRQNVISLNKRIREYIDFEGDKDIVISYTKWRSYIYKDDLSEYDKQMMKIMSSKTDEFYSIEFRILNKNNEIRWLESKGKKTLEKNGDVFIFGALSDITIRKEKELENNFLSYNDEVTGITNRRYFFKEVGNFIEENPNESFAVIFIDLDNFKYINDTYGHDVGDLLLVEFTNIIKGMEIENSLFSRYGGDEFLLVKYKVLEIDDIKSMLDNIIKELSKPISINDIEVFCTLSIGVSIYPSDGKDINTLLKRADMAMYLAKINGKNRYEIFDMNMLEILNREFEIEKRLRVALDNNEIKVLFQPKIDTETEEVIGFEALARWECQALGMVSPKEFIPISESSGLIIPIGNYIIEECIKKCKELSLKTNKKFKIAINLSDVQIRSEKILPFIEASLKKYDLDASYIEFEITESVIMKYPEKNIEKLKQLRKLGVSLALDDFGTGYSSLSYLRILPIDSLKIDKSFIDGIVIEEKSEYIIDTIIELSHYLNLIVVAEGVETKEQYDYLKSINCDLLQGYYFSKPLEFADAEKMLL from the coding sequence GTGATAAAATTGGGGAAAAGAAACAAAAGTTTAGCTTTTGTAGTTATAGGTATATGCTTTTTTATATTTCTTTTAAAAGAGAATTTAATAAATGATTACATAATTTTCAATTTGATGATATTTATGAATATAATATTAATTATTTCATTAATATATTTAAATAAAAAGTATAGAAATTTGTATAAAGTATCAGAAGCTAATAAAAGCAAATATGACATGGCTATAGATTTTTTAGAGGCTGTTCTATGGGAATGGAATAGTGAAACAGAAGAATTTTATATATCTCCTAAAATAAAAAATTTGCTATCGATAGACAAGGAAAATATTAAGTTATTAGATTTATTTTCTTATATAGCAGAAGAAGATAGAAATGAGTTAAAACTATTTTTTGATGAGATGATAAAAGATAAAATTATAGATAATTTTTCTTTAGAAAGCAATATGATTAATGATTTAGGACAAAGAATAACAGTAGAAATTCAAATAAGAAGTAATTTTAGAGACGGTGTTTTTATAATTTCAGGAATGATAAAGGATATTACTGAAAAAAAGCAGCAAGAAAATATCAATAAAGCTATTGAAAATAAAAATAGATTGGCAGTTGAAGGGTCTAAAGATATTGCTTTTTGGTGGAATGTTAGACAAAATGTTATATCATTAAATAAAAGAATTAGAGAATATATTGATTTTGAAGGAGATAAAGATATTGTAATATCTTATACAAAGTGGAGAAGTTATATATACAAAGATGATCTTTCTGAGTATGATAAGCAAATGATGAAAATAATGAGTTCTAAAACAGATGAATTTTATTCAATAGAATTTAGAATTTTAAATAAGAATAATGAAATAAGGTGGCTTGAAAGCAAAGGAAAAAAGACATTGGAGAAAAATGGAGATGTATTTATATTTGGAGCCCTTTCTGATATTACAATTAGAAAGGAAAAAGAACTTGAAAATAATTTTTTAAGTTATAATGATGAGGTTACAGGAATTACTAATAGAAGATATTTTTTTAAAGAAGTTGGGAATTTTATAGAAGAAAATCCTAATGAAAGTTTTGCTGTTATTTTTATTGATTTAGATAATTTTAAATATATTAATGACACTTATGGACATGATGTTGGGGATTTATTATTGGTTGAATTTACAAATATAATAAAAGGAATGGAAATAGAAAACTCTCTTTTTTCTAGATATGGCGGTGATGAGTTTTTATTAGTAAAATACAAGGTGTTAGAAATAGATGATATTAAAAGTATGCTAGATAATATAATTAAGGAATTAAGCAAACCTATCTCTATTAATGATATAGAGGTTTTTTGTACCTTAAGTATTGGTGTTAGTATCTATCCTTCTGACGGAAAAGATATTAACACATTATTAAAGAGGGCTGATATGGCTATGTATCTAGCAAAAATAAATGGTAAGAATAGATATGAAATATTTGATATGAATATGTTAGAAATATTAAATAGGGAGTTTGAAATAGAAAAGAGGTTAAGGGTTGCTTTAGATAATAATGAAATAAAAGTGCTATTTCAACCTAAAATAGATACAGAGACAGAAGAAGTAATAGGTTTTGAGGCTCTTGCAAGATGGGAGTGTCAGGCTTTGGGAATGGTTTCACCTAAGGAGTTCATTCCTATTTCAGAATCTTCAGGTTTAATAATACCGATAGGTAATTATATAATAGAGGAATGTATTAAAAAATGTAAGGAACTTTCTTTAAAAACAAACAAAAAATTTAAGATTGCTATTAATTTATCTGATGTGCAAATTAGGAGTGAAAAAATACTTCCTTTTATAGAAGCTAGCTTAAAGAAGTATGATTTAGATGCTAGTTATATAGAATTTGAAATTACTGAAAGTGTTATTATGAAGTATCCAGAGAAAAATATAGAAAAACTAAAGCAGTTAAGAAAATTAGGAGTATCTTTAGCTTTAGATGACTTTGGAACTGGTTATTCTTCTTTAAGTTATTTAAGAATATTGCCTATTGATTCTTTAAAAATAGATAAGAGTTTTATAGATGGAATTGTTATTGAAGAGAAAAGCGAATATATAATTGATACTATTATAGAACTTTCCCATTATTTAAATTTAATAGTGGTTGCGGAAGGAGTAGAAACAAAAGAGCAATATGATTATTTAAAAAGTATAAACTGTGATTTATTACAAGGATATTATTTTAGCAAGCCTCTTGAATTTGCTGATGCAGAAAAGATGTTATTATAA
- the dut gene encoding dUTP diphosphatase produces the protein MNEFKLKVKRIHEDAILPNYAHYNDAGLDLYSIEEKVINPTESALIRTGIKIELPFQTEAQIRPRSGLALKNGITVLNTPGTIDEGYRGEIGIILINHGKEVFKVEKGMKIAQMVVKPVWKVDVEEVEELSEALRGDKGFGSTGV, from the coding sequence ATGAACGAATTTAAATTAAAAGTAAAAAGAATACATGAAGATGCAATACTGCCTAATTATGCTCATTATAATGATGCAGGATTAGATTTATATTCTATAGAAGAAAAAGTTATTAATCCTACAGAAAGTGCTTTAATAAGAACAGGAATAAAAATAGAACTTCCATTTCAAACTGAAGCTCAAATTAGGCCGAGAAGTGGATTAGCTTTAAAAAATGGGATTACAGTATTAAATACTCCAGGAACTATAGATGAAGGTTATAGAGGAGAAATAGGAATAATACTTATTAATCATGGAAAAGAAGTTTTTAAAGTTGAAAAGGGAATGAAAATTGCTCAAATGGTAGTAAAACCTGTTTGGAAAGTTGATGTAGAAGAAGTTGAGGAACTTTCTGAAGCTTTAAGAGGAGATAAGGGATTTGGATCTACTGGAGTTTAG